A part of Gemmatimonas groenlandica genomic DNA contains:
- the thrA gene encoding bifunctional aspartate kinase/homoserine dehydrogenase I, giving the protein MPPLRTRSVSRSPAIDVFKFGGASLADAAAVRHAIELILEPRPTRVVTVVSALAGVTDALLAIAESARAGDIDAVDEQVTKLQKRHAAVAVGIIGNARVRTRLLRELDEAFEELRMLGHGVASLRELTPRTRDFLLVRGEQLSARLVVAGLLARGAKAEYVEAATLIRTDGVFGGAFPDLLATDREVRAQLLPLLKRRVLPVVPGFVGGTTDGALVTLGRGGSDLTATVLGRSLRAQRITLWKDVPGLMTTDPRLVPTARIVPQLNVREAAELAYYGAKVLHPRALIPLARVRVPVFVRPFADPAAPGTEISVRHTLTRYPVKALSIVRSQSLVTVTGNGMLGVPGIAARTFAALQQAGISVTLISQASSEHSICLCVPAERGAEARVALEKAFALELSRRELEGMDVQRGMATLAVVGLGMAGSPGIASRMFTSLSTAGVNIVAIAQGSSELNISVVIAEPDAEVAAQAVHDEFQLDKIGGGGLREEDRLDVVLMGVGLIGRELLRMLPRVRRRVKPTIVGLIDRSGFVFEPDGLTARQLASYAKAKESGGSLATMSGGHKGTAAEAVAYIGTHALARPVLVDVTAHETLPAIRAAILANMDIVMANKRPLSAPRAEVESLRALAAKHGSRLLHETTVGAGLPVMDSYAKLVETGDKVLRIEGCTSGTLGFLLTEIGKGRPFSESLRDAMSRGFTEPDPRDDLSGMDVARKALILARMMGFGGDLKDVTVESLVPVAYRSMPLPKFLATLAQQDAAWAERFAAATKQGRVLRYVLNASPRKVEVGLRAVPLTHPLAGLRGTDNQIVFTTMRYREHPLVITGPGAGPAVTAAGVLNDILQLTPS; this is encoded by the coding sequence ATGCCGCCACTGCGTACCCGCTCCGTTTCGCGGTCTCCCGCGATCGACGTTTTCAAGTTCGGCGGCGCCTCTTTGGCCGATGCGGCGGCCGTTCGCCACGCGATCGAGCTGATTCTCGAACCGCGTCCGACGCGCGTGGTGACCGTGGTATCGGCGCTGGCAGGCGTCACCGACGCGCTGCTGGCGATCGCTGAGTCGGCGCGCGCCGGTGACATCGATGCCGTCGATGAGCAGGTCACGAAGCTGCAGAAGCGACATGCCGCCGTGGCCGTCGGCATCATTGGCAACGCCAGAGTTCGAACCCGCCTCCTTCGCGAGCTGGACGAGGCCTTCGAGGAGCTGCGCATGCTGGGCCACGGCGTGGCCAGCCTTCGCGAACTCACCCCGCGTACCAGAGACTTTCTGCTGGTGCGCGGAGAGCAGCTTTCGGCGCGACTGGTGGTGGCCGGCCTGCTCGCTCGCGGCGCGAAGGCGGAATACGTGGAGGCGGCCACGCTCATACGCACTGACGGCGTCTTCGGTGGAGCGTTCCCGGATCTGCTGGCCACCGATCGCGAAGTTCGGGCGCAACTGCTCCCCTTGTTGAAAAGGCGTGTTCTGCCGGTTGTGCCCGGATTTGTCGGGGGCACGACGGACGGCGCGCTGGTGACGTTGGGACGTGGTGGCAGTGATCTCACGGCCACGGTGCTGGGACGTTCGCTGCGGGCCCAGCGCATCACGCTCTGGAAAGACGTGCCCGGGCTGATGACGACCGACCCGCGCCTGGTGCCCACGGCGCGCATCGTGCCGCAGCTCAACGTGCGCGAAGCGGCAGAGCTGGCGTACTACGGCGCCAAAGTGCTGCATCCGCGCGCGCTCATCCCGCTGGCGCGCGTGCGCGTGCCGGTGTTCGTGCGACCGTTTGCCGATCCCGCGGCGCCGGGTACCGAGATCTCGGTTCGTCACACGCTCACGCGGTATCCCGTGAAAGCGCTCTCGATCGTGCGCAGTCAGTCACTGGTCACGGTGACCGGCAATGGCATGCTCGGCGTTCCGGGTATCGCCGCCCGCACGTTCGCAGCGCTCCAGCAGGCCGGCATTTCCGTGACGCTGATTTCGCAGGCGTCATCGGAGCACTCGATCTGCTTGTGCGTGCCGGCCGAACGTGGCGCCGAGGCGCGCGTAGCGCTCGAGAAGGCGTTTGCGCTCGAACTTTCGCGGCGTGAACTCGAAGGAATGGACGTACAGCGCGGCATGGCCACCCTGGCGGTCGTTGGACTCGGCATGGCCGGATCGCCGGGCATTGCCTCGCGGATGTTCACTTCGCTGTCCACCGCCGGCGTGAACATCGTGGCGATTGCGCAAGGCTCGAGTGAGCTGAACATCTCGGTGGTGATTGCCGAACCCGATGCGGAAGTGGCCGCGCAGGCCGTGCACGACGAATTTCAGCTCGACAAGATCGGCGGCGGCGGACTGCGCGAAGAAGATCGTCTGGACGTGGTGCTGATGGGAGTGGGACTGATCGGGCGGGAGCTGCTGCGGATGCTGCCACGTGTGCGGCGCCGTGTGAAGCCCACGATCGTGGGTCTCATCGATCGCAGCGGTTTCGTGTTCGAACCCGATGGACTCACGGCACGACAGCTGGCCAGCTACGCGAAGGCCAAGGAATCTGGTGGCAGCTTGGCGACGATGAGCGGTGGGCACAAAGGCACGGCGGCCGAGGCGGTGGCCTATATCGGCACTCACGCGCTGGCGCGTCCGGTACTGGTCGACGTCACAGCGCACGAAACGTTGCCGGCTATTCGCGCGGCGATTCTGGCCAACATGGATATCGTGATGGCCAACAAGCGGCCGCTGTCCGCGCCCCGGGCCGAGGTGGAGTCGCTGCGGGCGCTGGCCGCGAAGCACGGCTCTCGACTGTTGCACGAAACCACGGTGGGCGCTGGTCTGCCCGTTATGGACAGCTACGCGAAGCTCGTGGAAACGGGTGACAAGGTGCTGCGCATCGAAGGGTGCACCTCGGGGACGTTGGGCTTTCTGCTCACCGAGATCGGCAAAGGCCGCCCGTTCAGCGAATCGCTGCGTGATGCGATGTCGCGCGGGTTCACCGAACCTGATCCGCGCGATGATCTGTCGGGCATGGACGTGGCACGCAAGGCGCTCATTCTGGCGCGTATGATGGGCTTCGGCGGCGATTTGAAGGACGTCACCGTGGAATCCCTCGTGCCAGTCGCGTACCGCAGCATGCCGTTGCCGAAGTTCCTGGCCACGCTCGCGCAGCAGGACGCGGCATGGGCCGAGCGTTTCGCGGCGGCGACCAAACAGGGGCGCGTGTTGCGGTACGTGCTGAACGCGTCACCACGGAAGGTGGAAGTGGGGCTGCGCGCTGTGCCGCTCACGCATCCACTGGCGGGGCTGCGTGGCACCGACAATCAGATCGTGTTCACCACCATGCGATATCGTGAGCATCCGCTGGTGATCACCGGCCCGGGCGCTGGTCCGGCCGTCACCGCCGCCGGTGTGCTCAATGATATTCTTCAGCTGACGCCATCATGA
- the glgP gene encoding alpha-glucan family phosphorylase, translating to MTAPVEAPPAPPVPEPTPLPGRLAGLAHLAHNLAWSWNRDARMIFKEIDESLWQRLRHNPIRLLQLVDPARLVQLADDAVFCARYDRAMQWLASERSDEHTWYARTFPELRGQPVAYFCAEFGVHNSVPIYSGGLGVLAGDHLKTASDLGIPLVAVGILYRQGYFDQHIRVDGWQEDSNDAIDFNAVPIVPLPGKDGEKHLVTVNTFGRDINIRVWKMQVGRVPVYLLDSDLPENHPDDRPLLSKLYSGGPAMRLRQEWLLGVGGVRALRALGIAPAAWHANEGHAAFMMVERVRELCQQGVSFADAVKRVRNRSVFTTHTPVPAGHDHFGVNEVRQCAQGYWNEMGIDAETFLRIGYMPESGTGVYHMTAASVRLSRRVNAVSRRHGIVTRVMSRSLWNGREAENIPVGHVTNGVHLATWMANPIMKLLDDHLGPAWGHSNDPALWEQVLTLDDEALWFTHSRLKHTLMRLVREEARNAFARRQIEATQLVGAGTLLDPKTLTIGFARRFATYKRADLIFRDVERLRKLVTNVQRPVQIVFAGKAHPADNPGKQVLQNVYHFTRDPRFEGRVAFVEDYGMHLAHLLVQGVDLWMNLPRVPLEASGTSGMKAALNGVPQISTIDGWWEEGYEGNNGWAITPEEDDEAGISTSNRLYELLEQEVVPRYYDVDKNELPRRWLATMKHSIRVAGQQFTARRMVEQYARAYYAPSILGDSLPDDPPIA from the coding sequence ATGACCGCACCTGTCGAAGCGCCACCTGCCCCGCCTGTCCCCGAGCCTACCCCACTGCCGGGACGGCTCGCCGGGCTTGCCCACCTCGCGCACAATCTGGCGTGGAGCTGGAACCGCGACGCGCGGATGATCTTCAAGGAGATCGACGAGAGCCTGTGGCAGCGGCTGCGCCATAACCCGATCCGACTGCTCCAGCTCGTCGATCCGGCCCGTCTCGTGCAGCTCGCCGACGACGCCGTCTTTTGTGCGCGCTACGACCGCGCGATGCAGTGGCTGGCCTCTGAGCGGTCGGACGAGCATACTTGGTACGCCCGCACCTTTCCCGAGTTGCGCGGTCAGCCGGTCGCCTATTTCTGCGCCGAGTTCGGAGTGCACAACTCCGTGCCGATCTATTCCGGCGGCCTCGGTGTGCTCGCCGGTGACCACCTCAAGACGGCGTCCGATCTTGGTATCCCGCTGGTGGCCGTTGGCATCCTGTACCGACAGGGGTACTTCGATCAGCACATCCGCGTGGACGGCTGGCAGGAAGACTCGAACGATGCCATCGACTTCAATGCGGTGCCGATCGTCCCGTTGCCCGGCAAGGACGGCGAAAAGCACCTCGTCACTGTGAACACGTTCGGCCGCGACATCAACATCCGCGTCTGGAAGATGCAGGTGGGTCGCGTACCCGTGTATCTGCTCGATTCCGATCTCCCGGAAAACCATCCCGACGACCGACCGCTGCTCTCGAAGCTGTACTCGGGTGGCCCTGCGATGCGCCTCCGTCAGGAATGGTTGTTGGGCGTGGGAGGCGTGCGTGCGCTTCGCGCGCTTGGCATCGCACCCGCTGCTTGGCACGCCAACGAAGGGCATGCCGCGTTCATGATGGTCGAGCGCGTGCGTGAACTGTGTCAGCAGGGCGTGTCGTTTGCGGATGCGGTGAAGCGGGTGCGCAATCGCAGCGTCTTCACCACGCACACGCCGGTACCGGCCGGCCACGATCACTTCGGGGTAAACGAAGTGCGTCAGTGCGCCCAAGGCTACTGGAACGAGATGGGGATCGACGCCGAGACATTCCTGCGCATCGGCTACATGCCGGAGTCGGGTACCGGTGTGTATCACATGACGGCTGCGTCGGTGCGCCTGTCGCGTCGCGTGAACGCCGTCTCGCGTCGACATGGCATTGTCACGCGCGTTATGAGCCGATCGCTCTGGAACGGACGGGAGGCCGAGAACATCCCCGTCGGTCATGTCACGAACGGCGTGCACCTCGCGACGTGGATGGCCAATCCCATCATGAAGCTCCTCGACGATCACCTCGGACCGGCGTGGGGACACAGCAATGACCCCGCCCTCTGGGAACAGGTGCTCACGCTCGACGACGAAGCGCTCTGGTTCACGCACTCGCGTCTCAAGCACACCCTCATGCGGCTCGTGCGAGAAGAAGCGCGAAACGCCTTCGCGCGACGGCAGATCGAGGCCACCCAGCTCGTTGGTGCCGGAACCCTGCTCGACCCGAAGACGCTCACGATTGGATTCGCCCGACGTTTTGCCACCTACAAGCGCGCCGACCTGATCTTCCGCGACGTCGAACGCCTGCGGAAACTCGTCACCAATGTGCAGCGTCCGGTGCAGATCGTATTCGCCGGCAAGGCGCATCCGGCCGACAATCCGGGCAAGCAGGTGCTGCAGAACGTGTATCACTTCACCCGCGATCCGCGCTTCGAAGGTCGTGTCGCCTTCGTGGAGGATTACGGCATGCACCTCGCGCACCTGCTCGTGCAGGGCGTGGACTTGTGGATGAATCTGCCGCGCGTGCCGCTCGAGGCCTCGGGCACGAGCGGCATGAAGGCCGCGCTCAACGGCGTGCCGCAAATCTCCACCATCGACGGTTGGTGGGAAGAAGGCTACGAAGGCAACAACGGCTGGGCCATCACGCCGGAAGAGGACGACGAGGCGGGGATCAGCACGTCGAACCGATTGTACGAGCTGCTCGAACAGGAAGTCGTGCCGCGCTACTACGACGTGGATAAGAATGAATTGCCGCGTCGCTGGCTCGCCACAATGAAGCACTCGATTCGCGTGGCCGGCCAGCAATTCACGGCGCGTCGCATGGTGGAGCAGTACGCCCGCGCCTACTATGCGCCATCGATCCTGGGTGACTCCCTGCCCGACGATCCACCAATCGCGTAA
- a CDS encoding glycogen synthase has product MPTPSFGSPVIRAPEGGAPTIVHLTSEYSPFARTGGLAEAVMGLANYQVMGGANVVVFVPLYRSVRAHAPDLAPLGRPIQVALGFRSEEVRFFREVQQPAGPKVVFVDIPSAFSRAGLYGEGGRDYVDNARRFSLFSRAVLDGIPRLIAGPVLVHAHDWHTSLALMYMRTYGELRERFADTPTVLSVHNAGYQGHFPASMLNDCGIPPEVYNFRHLEWYDRINFLKGGLTFADMVVTVSPTHAQELRTPGGGFGLQEVFQWLGTRFTGITNGIDQSLWNPATDDQITANYSRTDTANKAKCKAALQRSFGLPQRKRIPMFGLTGRMVTQKGLDLVLNSQLIWTLDAQFVFLGAGEAKYERALLTLAKARPQHVGVQLNFTDRLEHRLMAGADMFLMPSQYEPCGLTQMRAQRYGSLPIGRRVGGIADTVRDDTTGFLFDEFQPAALDRAISRALARFADSNAWTPRMNAAMQQDFGWERSAERYAQVYQQAIEIAKQRR; this is encoded by the coding sequence ATGCCCACGCCCAGCTTCGGGTCGCCCGTCATACGGGCACCCGAAGGTGGTGCGCCGACGATCGTACATCTCACGTCGGAATACAGTCCCTTCGCCCGGACGGGTGGGCTGGCCGAGGCCGTGATGGGGTTGGCCAATTATCAGGTGATGGGTGGGGCGAACGTGGTCGTGTTCGTGCCACTCTATCGCTCGGTGCGCGCCCACGCGCCCGACCTCGCCCCGCTCGGCCGGCCCATTCAGGTCGCGCTCGGATTCCGCAGTGAGGAAGTGCGGTTCTTCCGTGAAGTGCAACAGCCAGCCGGTCCGAAGGTGGTGTTCGTCGACATCCCCTCGGCGTTCAGCCGCGCCGGCTTGTACGGCGAGGGCGGCCGCGACTACGTCGACAATGCGCGACGCTTCTCGCTCTTCTCGCGCGCGGTGCTCGACGGCATTCCGCGACTCATTGCCGGTCCCGTGCTGGTGCACGCGCACGACTGGCACACGTCGCTGGCGCTCATGTACATGCGCACGTACGGCGAACTCAGGGAACGTTTCGCCGATACGCCGACAGTGCTCTCGGTGCACAACGCCGGCTACCAAGGCCACTTTCCGGCCTCGATGCTGAACGACTGCGGTATTCCACCCGAGGTGTACAACTTCCGGCATCTCGAGTGGTACGACCGCATCAACTTCCTGAAAGGCGGACTCACCTTCGCCGACATGGTCGTGACCGTGAGCCCGACGCACGCGCAGGAGTTGCGTACGCCGGGTGGCGGCTTCGGTCTTCAGGAAGTGTTTCAGTGGCTGGGTACGCGCTTCACGGGCATCACGAACGGCATCGATCAGTCGCTGTGGAATCCCGCCACCGACGATCAGATCACCGCCAATTACTCGCGTACGGATACCGCGAACAAGGCGAAGTGCAAGGCAGCGCTCCAGCGTTCGTTCGGCCTGCCGCAGCGGAAGCGCATACCGATGTTCGGTCTGACCGGGCGCATGGTCACGCAGAAGGGTCTCGATCTCGTGCTGAATTCGCAGCTCATCTGGACCCTCGATGCCCAGTTCGTCTTTCTTGGCGCCGGCGAAGCGAAGTACGAGCGCGCCCTGTTGACGTTGGCGAAGGCGCGTCCTCAGCACGTCGGCGTTCAACTGAACTTCACCGACCGGCTCGAGCATCGGCTAATGGCTGGCGCCGACATGTTTCTCATGCCGTCGCAGTACGAGCCGTGCGGGCTCACGCAGATGCGCGCACAGCGATACGGCTCACTGCCGATCGGGCGCCGTGTGGGCGGCATCGCCGATACCGTGCGGGACGACACCACCGGTTTCCTCTTCGACGAATTTCAGCCGGCCGCGCTCGACCGGGCCATTTCCCGCGCCCTCGCGCGTTTCGCCGACTCGAACGCCTGGACGCCACGCATGAATGCCGCGATGCAGCAGGATTTCGGATGGGAACGCTCGGCCGAGCGCTATGCGCAGGTGTATCAGCAGGCGATCGAGATCGCCAAGCAGCGCCGCTGA
- a CDS encoding DUF3536 domain-containing protein produces the protein MHSVVVHHHLYQPPREDPWLEVVPTEPSAAPDHDWNTRINRECYARLAAAEAHLRDRRAAARDPDARAGIARVVNLYAWCSFDVGATLCEWLDAEAPDTMRAMQEGDAASMRRWGHGNAIAAPYHHVILPLASPRERATEIRWGIRDFRRRFRREPEGMWLPECAADEDTLDAVAKEGIAFTILAPYQVHGHDGSGMPVRWRGASGRTLTIVPYDGSLAGDVAFGGLLRDAPALARRLTPYRDAGDAHLDRCTTLATDGETFGHHHKSGDSTLTEALSMVVRESSSRVTNSAALVAKYPATTDVRLVSPSAWSCAHGVERWRSNCGCRLDGSKPPAQQWRGPLRAAIERLSHHAHEVFEHEGRALFRDDPWDVRDRYGDVVAQDGPALEQFARRELPADASDHHVQRARELLELERATMRTFTSCAWFFDEVERIEVRQVLRYAARSIELSGHASRLMPEFVQWLAPATSGAPNSGSASELFVREAMPHRDATTCAAAGAMACASMGIATPRIATFDVTVAAHDEAPSAPWQVTLAHRRTGAVRSFVGHVHGTGPGLTVDLSEANADTGDTHGINVHEFPEAIARQLLRPMALSDEALIDEVGPTR, from the coding sequence ATGCATTCGGTCGTCGTACACCATCACCTGTATCAGCCGCCGCGCGAGGATCCTTGGCTCGAGGTGGTACCGACCGAGCCGTCGGCAGCCCCCGACCACGATTGGAATACGCGTATCAATCGCGAGTGTTATGCGCGCCTCGCGGCGGCCGAGGCGCACCTGCGCGACCGGCGTGCCGCCGCGCGGGATCCTGACGCGCGCGCCGGCATTGCACGCGTGGTGAATCTCTACGCCTGGTGTTCCTTCGATGTGGGGGCCACCCTCTGCGAATGGCTCGACGCCGAAGCCCCCGACACCATGCGGGCGATGCAGGAGGGCGATGCGGCCAGCATGCGTCGGTGGGGACACGGCAACGCGATCGCCGCGCCGTATCATCACGTGATTCTCCCGCTCGCATCACCGCGCGAGCGCGCCACCGAGATCCGCTGGGGCATCCGCGACTTCCGTCGACGTTTCCGTCGAGAACCGGAGGGCATGTGGTTGCCCGAGTGCGCGGCTGATGAGGACACCCTCGATGCCGTCGCCAAAGAAGGCATCGCCTTTACGATTCTGGCACCGTATCAGGTGCATGGTCACGACGGCAGCGGCATGCCGGTGCGTTGGCGCGGCGCCTCTGGTCGGACACTCACGATCGTGCCGTACGACGGCTCGCTCGCCGGCGATGTCGCATTCGGCGGGTTGCTGCGCGACGCCCCGGCGCTGGCCCGGCGGCTCACGCCGTACCGCGACGCGGGCGATGCGCACCTCGATCGATGCACCACGCTGGCCACCGATGGCGAGACCTTCGGTCATCACCACAAGAGTGGAGACTCCACACTTACCGAAGCACTGTCGATGGTGGTGCGTGAGTCGAGTTCCCGCGTCACCAACAGCGCGGCGTTGGTGGCGAAGTATCCGGCGACCACCGATGTGCGTTTGGTCTCGCCGAGCGCCTGGAGCTGCGCACACGGTGTGGAACGGTGGCGCAGCAACTGCGGGTGTCGACTCGATGGCAGCAAGCCGCCGGCGCAACAGTGGCGCGGACCGCTGCGAGCGGCCATCGAGCGCCTCTCGCATCACGCACATGAGGTGTTCGAGCACGAAGGGCGCGCACTCTTCCGCGACGATCCGTGGGACGTGCGCGACCGATATGGGGACGTGGTCGCGCAGGATGGACCCGCGCTCGAACAGTTCGCGCGACGTGAACTGCCCGCCGATGCGTCGGACCACCACGTGCAGCGCGCTCGCGAACTGCTCGAGCTCGAACGGGCAACGATGCGGACCTTTACGTCGTGCGCGTGGTTCTTCGACGAAGTCGAGCGCATCGAAGTGCGACAAGTGCTTCGTTACGCCGCTCGCTCCATCGAACTGTCCGGCCACGCATCACGGCTGATGCCGGAGTTCGTGCAGTGGCTGGCACCGGCAACCAGCGGTGCCCCGAACAGCGGCAGCGCCAGCGAGTTGTTCGTGCGCGAGGCGATGCCGCACCGTGATGCGACCACCTGTGCGGCGGCAGGCGCGATGGCCTGCGCCTCGATGGGGATCGCGACACCGCGCATTGCCACGTTCGATGTCACCGTGGCCGCGCACGACGAGGCGCCGAGTGCGCCCTGGCAGGTAACGCTCGCGCACCGACGCACGGGCGCCGTGCGCTCCTTCGTCGGTCACGTCCATGGTACCGGCCCCGGTCTCACCGTCGACCTGTCGGAAGCCAACGCCGACACCGGCGATACGCACGGCATCAACGTGCACGAGTTCCCGGAAGCCATCGCGCGGCAACTGCTCCGACCGATGGCGCTCTCCGATGAGGCGTTGATCGACGAAGTCGGCCCCACGCGCTGA
- a CDS encoding TonB-dependent receptor: MSDVRRTAMSYRMMPLCCALMLAVVSGGPAHAQSAVAVQGTVLGKNDGAPVLSAEVRLPRTGARARTDERGTFRVAASVGDSLIVRALGFAELRTVVQSSTPVVRLVALATVLPVFTTTMGQRVIRASESPRSVTVIGREELDAVAAVSANQLLRQLPGLQELPAPPSKTSISIRGFDDSRVLVLVDGEPVAGALIESRDIGRLSTIATERIEVTKGPSSVEFGSDALGGVINIVQAAPTQHLTLDALAREGGLGRQESSVGVSQTVGKFGYRMNGGWRQSDRVTGYNAIGSTFNRIYDVRTDFRYALTDKWALRLDMQGSQERQRFPVDAAFNGFIDNRGGQGFAEVRGPLFGGNVRARAFEQRFVYQYRQSRELLPIKGSADSLEQRERQGRYLLSYTHVVGAHAIDVGAQRSHRTLVAPKKVTGDSADEQVTEVFARDSWTLGALLMTVGARHTNSTLWGSSTNPSFGVAWQTSSRVRLRSNVARGFRAPGFKEIRYTFTNPAGGYTLEGNPELLPESSWSTSVGGTWAPSQLVSFDVEGYRNDVSGLVDWRYEGDNAAGFQTYRYVNVARARTQGVETNARLNAGATEVTLGYDFLRARDLNSGLPLSRRASHTARLRVAREWTVRRGLSTDASVRYTGNAPLVGIPSGAPITGPFSTESGIIGRQGALLSVDAQLRLAVTRELEVSGGVNNLLNQQPNLWTPAFARQLYAGLRWRWSVAP; encoded by the coding sequence ATGAGCGATGTCCGGCGCACCGCGATGTCGTATCGGATGATGCCGCTCTGCTGCGCGTTGATGCTGGCCGTCGTGTCTGGCGGACCGGCTCACGCGCAGAGCGCGGTTGCGGTGCAGGGCACGGTGCTTGGAAAGAACGATGGAGCGCCGGTGTTGTCGGCCGAAGTACGCCTGCCACGAACCGGCGCGCGCGCCCGCACCGATGAACGCGGCACGTTTCGCGTCGCGGCGTCGGTGGGCGATTCGCTGATTGTGCGGGCGCTCGGATTTGCCGAGCTCCGAACGGTGGTGCAGAGCAGCACACCGGTGGTGCGGTTGGTGGCGTTGGCCACCGTGCTGCCGGTGTTCACGACGACGATGGGTCAGCGCGTCATCCGCGCCAGCGAATCGCCGCGTAGCGTGACCGTGATCGGACGTGAAGAACTCGATGCCGTGGCGGCGGTCTCGGCCAATCAATTGCTGCGTCAATTGCCGGGATTGCAGGAGCTTCCCGCGCCGCCGTCGAAGACATCGATCTCGATTCGTGGGTTCGACGATTCGCGAGTGCTCGTCTTGGTGGACGGTGAACCCGTGGCGGGCGCGCTCATCGAGAGCCGTGACATCGGCCGACTGAGTACCATCGCGACCGAGCGCATCGAGGTCACGAAGGGGCCATCGAGCGTGGAGTTCGGCAGCGACGCATTGGGTGGCGTCATCAACATCGTGCAGGCGGCACCGACCCAACACCTGACGCTCGACGCGCTCGCGCGCGAAGGCGGACTGGGACGACAGGAATCGTCCGTGGGCGTGAGCCAGACGGTGGGAAAGTTCGGCTACCGCATGAATGGAGGGTGGCGCCAGTCCGATCGCGTGACCGGATACAACGCGATCGGCTCGACGTTCAATCGCATTTACGATGTGCGCACGGACTTCCGCTATGCGCTCACCGACAAGTGGGCGCTGCGGCTCGACATGCAAGGATCGCAGGAACGTCAGCGCTTTCCCGTGGACGCCGCCTTCAATGGATTCATCGACAATCGCGGCGGGCAGGGCTTCGCCGAAGTCCGTGGGCCGTTGTTCGGTGGCAACGTCCGCGCGCGCGCCTTCGAGCAGCGGTTCGTGTATCAGTACCGTCAGTCCCGCGAACTGCTGCCGATCAAAGGCTCGGCTGATTCGCTCGAGCAGCGGGAGCGACAGGGGCGTTATCTGCTGTCGTATACGCACGTGGTCGGCGCCCATGCGATCGACGTCGGCGCGCAGCGTTCGCATCGCACACTGGTGGCACCGAAGAAGGTGACGGGGGACAGCGCCGATGAGCAGGTGACGGAAGTGTTCGCCCGCGACTCCTGGACACTCGGTGCGCTGCTCATGACGGTCGGCGCACGACATACGAACAGCACGCTGTGGGGCAGCAGCACCAATCCGTCGTTCGGCGTGGCCTGGCAGACGTCGTCGCGTGTGCGCCTGCGCAGCAACGTGGCGCGAGGATTCCGCGCGCCGGGCTTCAAGGAGATTCGCTACACCTTCACCAATCCGGCGGGCGGTTACACACTCGAGGGCAATCCTGAGCTGCTGCCGGAATCATCGTGGAGCACGAGCGTTGGCGGCACGTGGGCGCCGAGCCAGTTGGTCTCCTTCGATGTGGAAGGGTATCGCAACGACGTGTCTGGTCTCGTCGACTGGCGGTACGAGGGTGACAACGCGGCCGGATTCCAAACGTATCGCTACGTCAACGTGGCGCGCGCCCGAACGCAGGGCGTGGAGACCAATGCGCGCCTGAATGCGGGCGCCACGGAGGTTACGCTGGGCTACGACTTCCTGCGGGCGCGCGATCTGAACTCGGGGCTGCCACTCAGCCGCCGTGCGTCGCACACGGCGCGACTGCGCGTGGCGCGCGAATGGACCGTGCGACGGGGACTCTCCACCGATGCCTCGGTACGATATACCGGGAATGCACCGCTCGTCGGCATTCCGAGCGGCGCGCCGATCACCGGACCGTTCTCCACGGAAAGCGGCATCATCGGTCGTCAGGGCGCGTTGTTGTCGGTCGACGCGCAGCTGCGTCTGGCGGTGACACGCGAACTCGAAGTGTCCGGTGGCGTGAACAATCTGCTCAATCAGCAGCCGAACTTGTGGACGCCCGCCTTTGCCCGACAGTTGTACGCCGGCCTACGCTGGCGGTGGAGCGTGGCACCGTAG